TGTCGTGCTCGAACGGGAGTACAGTGCGCCGGCAACGCTCGCGATGATCGAGTCTGAACGCATCACGGATGTTTTTCTCGTCGAGCCTCAACTCTTCGAGATGATGGATCATCCGGACGTCAGCCGTCGCGATCTGTCGTCGCTGCGCTGTATTGCGCATGTCGGCGGCTCCGCGCCCGCGGCCCTGCGGCAACGCGCGGCCAGGCGTCTCGGCCCGGTGCTCGCGCATATGTATGGCGCAAGCGAAGCGGGACTCGTCAGCGTACTGCCGCCACCCGACTATGCGACAAACCCAGCGCGTCTGGACAGCGCCGGGCGCATCCGGCCTGGTGTCGAGGTGCGTTTGCGCTGCGTGGACGGTACGCTCGCGGCCAACGGGCACCCCGGCAGCATCGAGGTCCGGTCCGCTGCCGTGGCGCACGGATACCGGAATCAGGCCTCCGAAAGCGTGCAGAAGTTCAAGGACGGCTGGTGCCTGACGGGCGATATCGGCTTGATCGACGATGGCGGTTATCTTCATGTGATTGGCCGTTCATCCGACGTCGCGGAAATTGATCAGCGCACCATCGGTCCCGTGCATATCGAAGATATTCTGTGTCGGCTGCCCGATGTGCGTTATGCCGTGGCATTCGCGGCGAATACCCAGGATGGCGAGCATGCATGGAATGCAGTCGTCGAGCCTTGGGCCGGACAGCGAGTGGATGTCGCGCGATGCACGCGTACCCTGAACGCGGCGTTCGGCGATCTGGTGGCAAACGCGGTCAGGTTGTCGGAGGCTGGCGCGATACCGCTCACTGAGCAGGGCAAGGTGGACAGAGTCGCGATCGAGAGGGTGCTG
The Paraburkholderia hospita DNA segment above includes these coding regions:
- a CDS encoding class I adenylate-forming enzyme family protein; translation: MEANAETIYRPYVDALLSELKTRAYEPVIRYQGKDVTRGELRSAIYRYARALGALGIGRGAVVALHAPNRPDALAVRYAANLLGAATMFLPALASAESRAILLARIRPTLLVVFPETAHLVRDAVDQRIVSVGYESPWVHLDRFASVQSDQPLESRAMPHELAVIVSSGGTTGVPKASRRSFAAYSAMVVSARDGKRRQLINGPLAYLSQVLVDTTLICGGSVVLEREYSAPATLAMIESERITDVFLVEPQLFEMMDHPDVSRRDLSSLRCIAHVGGSAPAALRQRAARRLGPVLAHMYGASEAGLVSVLPPPDYATNPARLDSAGRIRPGVEVRLRCVDGTLAANGHPGSIEVRSAAVAHGYRNQASESVQKFKDGWCLTGDIGLIDDGGYLHVIGRSSDVAEIDQRTIGPVHIEDILCRLPDVRYAVAFAANTQDGEHAWNAVVEPWAGQRVDVARCTRTLNAAFGDLVANAVRLSEAGAIPLTEQGKVDRVAIERVLFVQPRATIERPPLRAHRPMSERLGAR